In Kwoniella bestiolae CBS 10118 chromosome 3, complete sequence, the genomic stretch AGACTGGCAAACCAAATGGgcctccctctccttccccgAACTTTCGCATGAgatcctctccctcttcatccccaccGACGTGATCCCCTCGGACGAACTCAAACAAATAATCAACACCTCCTACTCCACCTTCCGTTCCCCGCTTACCACCCCCTTGAGACAGACCGCAAACAAGGAATGGGTACTGGAACTTTGGCATGGACCGACTTGGGCCTTTAAGGACGTTGCGTTGCAATTCCTGGGGGAGCTTTTCAGGTATTTCCTGGAGAGACGGAATGGGGCACTAgagaagagtgggaaggaggagagggaggagttgaCTGTTGTTGGTGCTACTAGTGGAGATACTGGGTCGTGAGTTTTTGCTTTTACTACAATCATCATGTCCCTTCTCTTCATATACGTATGGCTCAGTGTCAGAGACCTCCATCTGTCTATCAATATGCTATCTCTGTCATAGACCTTGCTAAGTCTTATGTGCTACAGCGCCGCAATCTACGGTCTCCGttccaaaccatccatcaccatcttcatcctctaccCTGACGGCCGAATCTCCCCCATCCAAGAAGCTCAAATGGCAACCGTACCCGATGAAAACGTATACTGCGTCGCAGTTGAAAACTCAGATTTCGACACTTGTCAATCTATCGTCAAAACCCTCTTCTCAGATAAAGAGTTCAACTCCACCCACCGACTGGGAGCTATCAACTCTATCAACTGGGCTAGAATCTTGGCTCAAATAGTGTACTACTTCTCGGCTTATTTCCAATTACCCGCCGAAGCTAGAGAATCAGGGGATATTCAATTCACAGTACCTACCGGAAACTTTGGTGATATCCTTGCTGGGTGGTTTGCCAAGAAATTGGGTTTGCCCATGAACCACCTCGTGGTAGCTACGAACGAGAATGATATACTCGAACGATTCTTCAGAACCGGTCGATACGAAGCTGAGGAGGCTCCCGCTTCTCAGGCTCCTGAGACCGCCGCTGTGAATGGTTCTTCGGATGGTCAACAGGCTGGAAGTTCCGTCAAATCCACTCATTCTCCCGCTATGGATATCCTCTTGTCGAGTAATTTCGAGAGATTGTTATATTACCTTGCGTTGGATACGCTCGAGAACCCCACCAACGATCAGGTAGAGGACAGAACGAAAGCTCAGGAAAGgctgaatggatggatgggagagttgaagaagaatggcAAAGTTGATCTTGGGGAGAAAATCAGGGATGCTGCCGCGAGGGATTTCTGGTCGGAGAGAGTATCGGATGAGCAGGTGGGTTCATCACTTCAGTTGCTCATGATAAGTTGTGAGCTATGCTGATTGGCTGCGCTACCTGCAGACCCTCGAGGAGATCAGAAAATACTACAAACGGGAGGAGTACGGTCCATACGTCGTTGATCCTCATACGGCCGTCGGTCTGGCCGCTACCGAGCGATCCCAGAAGAAGTCGTAAGTGCTTATTCGGGCATATCCGTGATTGTCATTCGACTTTGTACTAATCATGATCAATATACAGACCAAACTCATACTGGGTCACATTGTCCACCGCCCACCCCGCGAAATTCTCTTCAGCCGTCGAGCTCGCCCTGAACCCTAAGCAATTCCCAGAATTCAACTTCAGAGAAACCGTCCTACCTGAGGaattgaagaagttggaaaCTCTCGAGAAGAGGGTACATAAAGTTGGTGGCGAGCAGGGTGTGAGGGAGCTTATcgagagggtgaagaagggtgagaaggTCGTACCCggtgaggggaaggggtcTATCTAAGTGGGCCGAACTGGGGTGGAACAGGGACAAGctcaggtggaggagaggagggatgtggAGGGTAAGGTAGGAGTGGAGGTGAGATTGGGTTGGATAGAATGTCGGACCTCGCCCTTGTGGCATTATAGTAAACATTTCACAGGATAGGATGCATTGCGACTTGGAATTAACTTCAGAATACATCGAATGTGGCATCGTGATTTGAACTTTGATTTTGAATATTCTTTGCTTGAACCAACGGGGATGCCTACATGgtgagaggagagatgcgGTGCATTCTCAACCTTGTTTCTGGGCTGGATAGTATATAAGACTGCATGAATGCGATTTCTGAGAACTCcactccttcatcttcatcttatcTTTGTGAACAGATACAATACTGTCTATATCGACATTGAGCTGTTGTATACACCTATCTCCCTATTGTCATATTGAATCTGTATCAATCATCCAAGTAAGTGCTTGAATTAGTATAGTGCGGAAGAAAGGAACCCCATCTGACTAGCCAATATAGGAGATGTCGCCACTCgctcctcaccctcctttccGAATCAACACTTACGATCCCATCTATACCAGACCCGTCTCTACACCCACATACCTGCCAAGGGGAAGCAGTCCCTCATATTCCCCCCCTTCACCTACTTGGacacctccctctcccaaaTGGGAACCCCAATCCCCTCCGATCGATCACGGTGGTAATATCGGTAAAGTCAAATCCAGCACCTATACAACAAAACCGAGATTCAACCCTTACAAACCGAGATACCTCTTATCACAAGTACATGTTGCTCGAAACCACCATCACTACGTccctccatcatcgtccgaTCATCATAATCGATATACCGCTGTACATTATAAACCGGACTCGTTGCATATCCACAATACGAACAAGTATGAGTACACGGGATCCTCAtatcttcaacatcaaccgGTAAAATCCGATTATGAATCGTACAAGCTCCAGAATGACAATGATCGACTGAGATCGAGACTGCATCTCCTGGATGATCAGTACTGGTTTTTGCTGAAGCAGACCCTTCATCTCAGAACAGAAAATAAGGACCTGAGAACCATTTGGGAGCATAATGAGCAGGTATACATGGCTAGGGAGTATGTGTTGAAGTGGAGAATAGATGAACTGAACTGGATAATCGCTAGGAATGGTGAGGTCCCCAGAGCGGAGGACGATGTACcggtgaaggaggaggaggatgaagacggaggtgagattggatgggatTATGCTTATTATGATTGGAGAAGGGACGACGACGATGTGTCGATCAAGGttgaaagagaggatgattagcatatatatatatatcacaTAGCTCTACGGAAATCCTTTATCTACTTTGTTTTGGGTTTGTTTTATGATGAGTGGAATTTGAAGAGTCTTCTGTTGTTTGTTATTGGTTGATGAAttgttgttgaagatgatgaatgcATTGGACATTGATAattgaatgagatgagaacAATCAAGTCAAGTGATAGTGCACGGACATCATACTATCACGCACAGACACATACACCACACTTTACACACATACGTActtacatatatatactacAATGCAAAAACACTTTCtgctcttctcctctgtATCTCAATCTTCACCTTTTCATCGTCTTATCATCTCCCCATGAGTCAGCGACATGACGaaccatcactcaccctcttcgccaCTCCCTAAACGTCCTCGTCCACCTTCCTCACGcccttctcactcatcaacTTCGCATCCTCCTACCAAGCGGTCCAAGCTCGATTCCCCCATCTCTGACCTTGTGTCCACACTCGtatccctctcccacacCACCTTCAAGGCACACACCCAAGCAATAACAGCTCAACAGCAATTCGACACCCTTCGTACCATCCAACCAGACCTCGAAAGGGAGAACAAACTCTCACGAGAATCACTAGCAAAATCCTGCGTCTCACATCAGCAAGTCACGAAGGACCTGAAGATTGCGCAGGGATCGGCTAGAAGGCTGAGGAGTGAGAATGATGTGCTGCATAGGAAGTATGGTAAGGTGAAGCGGGAAAGGGATGATATCAAACAAGATatggagaagttgaaggcCAAGTTGGAACAGCAAGTACAGGGTCATCCGGAGAAGACAACATCAGTAGTTTCCttgagggaagagatgaactGGATGGTGGAGCAGCACCGGTTTGAGGTGAATAGATTCAAGGAAGAATTAGAAGATAGGGAAAAACTCATCGCCTCCACGGAGAAAGAGAATAAATACCTGATTAGAAAGATggtagagctggaagatgagcttgatTCTGTTCGGACCTCAGCGTTAGAAAAGGGTTCAAGATCGAAAGAGCATCGACGGGATCTAGAAGAACTGTGGAGTATAATCAGAGGAGAGTATGAAGGGTCGGAAGGTATGAGCGGAGGGGTTGCAGACCCATGGCATAGTGTACTGTTAGGGTTTAGGTTAGAGAGATGGTGGAcatagaggatgatggatcttGTGAGAAACTTGGGTCAGACATTTATTGTAGTTCGACATGAGGGGAGATGTATCGCTTTCACACACGAATTGAGTCTCGACCTGAGAAGAACGATGAATTATGCTTCTAATTAGAGACTACTCTCCTGGATTGCAATCCACCGATCCTTTTGACAAGCGCAACAGGAGATGTATCATCGAGAAAGACAACAGGAGGACTAAGAAAGGAGACCTACCTGGTCACCACTTACACATCGCTAACAACTTGTCCACTCAACAAGAGTCACGACTACAGTCCGAACCCAtgggagagagaagaagccGAGTGAAAACTTACTTCGAGGCTGAGAGAGAATTGAAGTAGAGACTGGCGGTGGAAGAAGTGAACATGACACGAAGCGTGTCGATGTAGGGACTGTCAAGGACAATCAGAAGGGACTGAGactggagaagaaaggacTGATGCACAGTGGacattggaagatgatcaataTAGAATTCGAGTAAGTCGATCAAACCTACAGTATGACCACATGATCCCTATGTGATGTACATGTCATAATGACAGCAAAAGTTCTGCGTCAACAAACAAGCCCAGGGGTTCCATTGATTATCATAGATCAGTTGCAACGAGTGAAACTTCCGCAATCTTTAAGATCACTCTTTCGTTCATCGAGCCACCAGCGGTAGAAATTCCCACTGTACACAGCGACAAAGGTTCTTTGGGTCCTCTCACTACCGAGGTAGCATAAGTGTAAGCGATAAAGTCCTCAATAGCCATAACGAACAACCTTACCCCTTGTCGCTATCTGATGTATACAATCGAGCTCGGCCAATGCCCGTCCGTATAGGATCAGGGGGAAGTTCCCCTTCCGGAAACACTTCAGACAATCTATTTATGTCTATCAATATTTGTAACGATGAGCTCCCAGTCTCGCATAAATCTAGCTCTTGTTCGAGCTGATAGTTTAGCTCAGCTTCCGTACGCTCTACCGAGGGGGCCTGTGAGCTGACCCCACACGATTGGGCATTGCTCTCTCGTCCGTCGTGGGACAGCGGTCCATGATATTCGAAATTCGGGATGTAAATCATCTTGGTCGATACTCTGCTTTCAAGGTCAGACAATAGCAACGGGCACACAGAAAGACTCACTCGGGATTGTGTTTTGACGCAAGTTCGTAGACATGCCCCCTGTTTCCAATCGGGTCGTTTACCTCTGGATAGTGACCCATGACCGGGAATTCCTGGCCTAACATCTAATATGTGTCATAATACAGCTCAGCCTTCCGCTTCGACCTGAATTTGGGCAAAGCCATGCGGCCAAAGCCGGTCGCTGTGCCATTTTGCCTATAAACAAACTTGGGTTCGCCGTCAACGCACTTGACAGTGGCGATGAACTCTACAGATGGGCCAGAAGCAGTAGGGCTCGATAGCGAGTCTGCACTGTTGGCTTGATCAATTGTAGAAGCCATGATCAGTCTAGCTCGGCGCAAATTGAGGGGGAATCAATTGTCGATAATGGTCGAGCAATAGAAGCGAGAAGTACGAGCGCACACTTCAACTGCATGTGTCCACATATATACAAGTGAGTGTGAGAAATATACAGGACACTGTGTCTTCGTCGATTTCCTTTGTATATTCAGTGGAACAAAGGATACGCGAACGCATTCGCTGGCCTTATCACATCGAAGAGGGTTTCATCGCACCCTCATTGCGTCATACGCGATTTGTTCTCAGAAGTCAAACGTTGAGATTCGCAACGAAGCCTGAACTCAGAAAACTCAGAACGACGTCATTAGAAGAGCAAACGAGGAACTGGGTGATTCCGCAAGGTCTCGACTATTAGCTCAGATCGCTGTGAAAAATCATGCAAGGAAGGCTTCTGAGCCAGGAAGGTCCGGCAAGATAAAGGAGGAACAAGGATGCTGTATAGTGTAGCTCAAATGAGTGCAATCAGCGGCCAAATGTCACCGGTAGCCTGTAGAGTACCAGGCTTGAAGAGTCTGCCGACATCGCCTCACAGGCCATTGTCGAACGTGACCTCTGCCGCTGACAACTAGGACAGTGCGTGCACCGGCACGAAAGCGAACTTTACTGTGACAGAAGAGTGATCAGAGTGACTAGACGACTGTATTAGGAGCTCAACGCGTCGACCAGAACATGTGACAAGCCATGTAGCCATTGAATCAATGAAGGTTTGACGACAGATTCATTATCGTCAAACCTCGTACACTAAGTTATCAATCATTGACCAGGTGTCCCTTGCAATCCCGGTAGCTAATATcagtcatcatcaacaaggGACACACTTACGAACCATTGTCACTTAAATTGGTCGAGGAAAGATTGTTCCAAAGCGACTGgtctgagctgatatgtatCGCTATTACGTCCGGCCCAAGCTTGTCCGAGGGATTGATTTTTGGTAGTTTTGATTACCAAGATTGTAGTTTGTCGCGTGTCCCTATCAGGCATGTCAGTCGGGTCGACAGCCTCTTGCGGCccagagaagaagggaataGGAGCTGCGGGTGTGTCGCTGAATCGACATTTCAATTCCTGATAATTGACGTAACCTCCCAAGTGCTTGATCGATCTGCTGGTCGCGGAACTTTCAGGTGAGAGATCTTTAGGATAAGCAACGAGAACAGTCGAAGTACCAGAGAGATCTCCCCTACCAGGTGCACTATTGATTGGATCGGCCTTGAAAGATTCAGCCTCCCTAAAAGTATAGATAGTCTTACGTTGATTCATGCCGATGCTTTCTTGTGTATCCGTCATGGTGTTGATGCTAATTGCTGTTTAAATTGAGTTCAAGCGTtaaggagaaagaaagggtTTCCGAATGGGTCTCGTCCTCTCTTTATACCATTTCTGAGCTCGGTCACTTCGACGTCATGCCATGTACCGTTTGCATCGCCTTCGTCCAACCTTTCGGGTGCAGTTTCACCCCCAGCAAAGGAAAGCGATCTAGACCTTGTCGTGTTACGTGACTAGAAGGCGCTTCGACTCGAGATTTAGTCTCGACGCAGAAGTTTGGCACAAGGGAAGAGGTAGCACTGCGAGAAGTAAGCCTTTCGCATGACGAGGAGCTCTGCTCCATAGATTCTCGTATAAAGCATTCGAAACTACAAAGGTTTCGTACCTTCGTGTGGCGAGACTTATGTGTTTGGCGGATTTGTCGGGCGATTGTACTGTAGTCTATTCTTGGTTTGTTAGGATTAGCCGTCTCTGTTTCACCAGGCGATGTCACTTTCCAAAGCCGTATGGCGAGTAAGATTAAGTGATTCGCATCTAGCCATACTTTGTAAGCAAAAGGGCGATCGACAACATCGTGATTCAGAAGTATCGCATTTCTCATTTCATAACATGTCCCATCTACAAGATATCCGTGCAAGACAAAACAAAGGTTTCTCCTCAGAACAGACCACAAAATACACAAGGATCCCGATTATCAGAGCTCAGTCAATAGGTTCCACCTGGATCTAGCCATCAGAATCTGTTCGCTCAGCCATCGTCAAGAAATAGTAAAATCACATTTCGAGCGAACCAGTCATTAAGTTGACATCAACCGTAACGTCGGGGCTATGATGCCTTTCCATGTCGAATACCGCCCAGAAAAGAAGTGGCATAGTCGATCATCCGGTTACAGACCGACCGAGGTCTTATGGTGAGAATCTCGAGTATCCTTTCCTGATCATCCCTACTACATTTCAAGTATACACTCTTTATGCTGCCATACGGCAAGTTTGGTGATCAGTCATACCAAAACTCTGGTATGCTTAGAAGAACTTACCTAGGATCGTCTGATGAAGGACCGCTGAATTTGGTTACATCCCTCTTCTGAAGACCGTCCCATCCGAAATGAAGATTGGTTTATCCTCTTCCGGACCGTAATGTTGGGGTAACGAAGCACTGTTCGTCGTTCGTCTACCCGACACGGAGCTAGCGGCACTATCACCTATAGCGGCGGAGTCTGCGCAGCTGCGAGTCGGTCCCTCTGAGCTTGCCTCTTCATTTCCTGGAGTTCTATCATCGCTGGTCAAGGTGGTGTAGTTGAGATCGATCTCTCGCGCATATCGCCATTCTGGCACGATTAGGAATTTCCGATTGTACTACATGCGATCAAAGTCAATCGGTCACAGCAGCATTGTCGGCAGTGCATGAAATTGCTTACCCAGAGCCATCTGTGCAAGGTACTTCAAACACATGGCCAGTGGTCGTTCTGATATCATCAAGAGATTCACCTCCGACAGTGATCAATCGGCCTACCCCGCCATGTTCGTTGTAATGTGCGATGCCATCTTCTGGACTTGCGAAAGTCTGCACGTTTGAGTTTGCAAGCTCAGCCGATACGAAGTCACGACCGTGATAACTTTGGCTGCCGAAGGGGGAAGCTGTAGACCTTGTGGGTGGTTGAACGTCTGCGTTGCAAGGATTGTCCTGTTCAGGCGCCATGGTGTAACGAGACTGGGCACATAGTTAACGGTGGACAAGAGTATGTAGAAGCAATACAAAGTGGCAAGTCGAAATGCCACATGCCTGGGTTTCTTATAGGCATGGCTGAATGTCCTGGTATTATACATTCCTGACTCTCCTTTTAAAAGCGTGCATTCTCGTTTCATCAGTAcatcaaaggagatgagacGTTCTGCTTTGACCGATATCACCGGAGGACATGCGTCATGGCCTTGCCTCTCTACCGACTCTTCGACGAGTCTTCTTGGAAAAATGGAAGGTGCGCGTCATAAGAGGTGCTGTGCATATGTTAGGTGTTGGTATCCAATGTGACAGCTAATAGAGCTGGGAGTTTCTCAAAGTCTCGACCCTCGATTTGAGATTCTAAACGCTCCATGATGCTTGAATGGATTTCGCTCCGGTACATCTCGACGAAGAGGTCGTATTTCCTATAAGTTGGTCATAAGCTTTTGCCACTGGAAGTGAAAACGTGTAAGAAGATAGCACTCACCCGGGTATGGATTTCGACCGACTTCTGAATAAATGTCGACAATCTGAACCTACGATCCTCAATTCACTATCCAGACTGTAAGCGGTACACAAGTCCACAAGAAGCGTACGTCCACTTTGGAGAGCACCTGTTGATGTTCCTAGGGCTTTgttctccatctcatccttgtcTTCTTCGCTGTCGATGATCCCTGCTTCTCCTGTGGACAGACCTGCAGTTGTGTTAGAGCTTGTGTAGGTGAGATTGGGAGGAGGGCTGTAGCCTGATTTTGTGAAAGCTTTGTAATCGACCATTGCGCACTTCTAGATGTGGAAACATCAGGCTTGACCAGTGTTGATCATCGAGACAAGTCTGTATCTTACGAAAGCACCCCTTGGGTGGGTTGCAAAAGCGTGTGAAAGGAGAGCCAAACGGCTGGAATGACGGCAGGTCGCATCATCTCGACTCGCAAAGGATGGCAATAGGGTGACCCGCAACTTGACTGCATCGCCATCATCATACTGTAGATATGCGAAAAAGCGGTGAGATATATTCTGTACCATTTGAGATAGTCTAGAAGACTACGATTGTAGTCTTACTAGGCAAGGACACTGAAGCAACGTGCATAGGTGACGCGCCAAACAGAACCTTTTTGTATGAGGAGCTATGCCGCTCTCATAGATTTCAGGCTTCATTCCGCTCCACACACGACGCATATCCGCCAGAGAAGTCGATGCGACAATAGTTCATAGTCTTCCAATGCGTCGCATATAGCTTCGGCACATCCTAGGCCAGTGTGGACCGAGATGTGAGGGCTGAAAACTAAGAGGGTTGATGTGTTTGACGGGGTTTTTTCGGTTATGTGGCGGATGTCGCGCAACCGCAGTGTGTACTTGGTTCCTTCGAATTAGATGGCTCTGTATATCTTTCCGACCAAGAATCAAATCTATGATGGGGCAGGGTATTCGCTATATGAATCATTGCTCACTCTGTGTCCATGGAAGATGTCCGCAGTTTCTGGTATGATACAATCCTCATGGACTGTGAGCTGTTGGAGAATCGACCGTCTCcgatgatcaagaagctAATCTCCGTGGCACATAACTCACAGTGACGTTGTCGCTGTCGCAATCGGCTGTCACCTTTTTGACAACACGTACTCAAAAGGAAAACGTGCATACGAAGAGTATTCATTACAGAAATTAGCGGGAAAGCTCTACAGAATATACAGATACTTCAGTGTCAGAGCTTAGGGATCATATTATATGGGaaattcctcttctgatCCTTCATCAAAAGTCACGAGCCGCCATGATTGGCTGAACAGTACGCCAAGATGGTTCAAGTCAATTACAGGGCTCTGTATGGAGGTAGCAGAGTGGGGAAGCAGACTTACCCGGGGTATTGGCGAGACTCACATACACGAACCGTCACATCGTTTTTTCTGACATCGTGTCCCCCACGGCGCATGACGATAGGATTGTCATGGTCATTGTCCAATGATCCTGACCCCGGAAGGACATAATACTCCGCGTTACCTTCTGCACCTTGCGCTGTAATTGAACCTGTATATGTCTCGCTGATGATTGACATGGATCCATGAGGTGTATCATCTCTTGGTGCGTATTCTCTCCCCCCCTTCCGTTCTTTTCGCTCACGATTCCTTCTAGCTTGTCTGCTTTCATTGGAGATATCGGATGCAGCTGAATGACCGCTCTTGGCACTGATTTGGTCACTTGCAGCCATGAACTTCATCATGTTTACTTCGACTGGAAGGATTGGATACCAGTCCATGTCACCACTTTCGGGATATCTTCGGTAGCTATAGCATCCTGTACGCTCAAGATTTCGCCCAACAGACTGGGTTTAGGATACCAGACCCATTTGCTGTCTTTGCTAGAGGTGCTATCAGTATCGTTTGATCACAATGCGGTACTACGATGAGAATGTATCTTACCTTGCGTCACGACTAGATGGAGCTTCGAACACATAAGCGGTGGCAGTTTCTGTGGATCCCTGGGAGACCTGTAGAAGCACTGAGATGGGCGTCCCGAGGGATTGGGTGTCATACCATTTCTCAAGAGCGGTCTGATCATCTGCAAATCTGGGATGACTCGCACGCAGCACCTTTTCGGAAATTGCGTTGGATATGCCTTCTATGTATACATCAGCATCTGACATCCGCGTGTCCCTTGCATGGGGTATACCATCCCCAGATTGGGAATCGGCAGATTGCGTAGTTTTGGATTCGTTCGTTTTCTCAGGCGGCATGATTTGGGATGAACCAACTGTTTAGAATGGGTGGTACATAGAAAATGTTGAAAGATGCGGGATGACTTCGAATACACATGGGTATATATAGGTATAGCGACTATCACCGAAGATCTTTTAGGAAGCCTGATCGTCATCGCATCCCATGCTGCACACCAACAAAGGATTGCAAAAACCGTGATAACGATATCGCCGAGCTGACTGGAGGAAGACCTGGCTTTCATATCATCATGCTATGCAGCCTGCTCAGAACCACACAAAAAAGTTTCGCAAAAGGTCCGGAATTCTCTCAAAGTCTTCATTCTTGACCTGAAGTTCTAGGCGTGTCTGTGGTCCAGGCTTGAACGAAGAGGCAGAAAAGAAGCATCACTTCGAGATCTAGGCCTCATCGAAGATGCATCAAAGACACATCAGGCATGAGTGACCAAGCAGATTTACTGTACCGGAGCCGAGCACATGAAACAAACCACGTTGCATCCAAGGACAAGGTGATGTTCATCTCCTTGACACGGTATTATTCGCCCCTGTTGGTCAATTGAGAGATtttctcccccttcctctccccctccccctcttcccgCCTCTTCCCCCCGGCGTCCCACCCGTAACACTCCTTCTGTCCTCCTCGTATTCCGCTGTAGCAACACTCGGGGTAACACTTATACTATGTCTAgctccctttcccttcttcttagctAAACTTGCAGGCGTACTGGCGCTGCTATTCGCATTCTTACCCTTCTTACTGGTAGGCGTGGGTTTCGGTTGAACAGGCGGTTCAGGTTGCAAGTCGTCGTAACCCGGTAAAGGCGATAATGGAGGTGGTTCGAATTGGTTAATGTCTGAAGATGCCTTATCGTCCAATATTATGATTCTGTTAGGATCTACTTCCTCCAAAGGTCGATAGGGAGGTAAGATCCTCAAAGGTTGGAGTGGGTCTAGAGGATATGCACCGATATACCAATTCTTGAAATCCATCTCAGCCGGTTTGGTGATTGGGTCAGGTGCAGGAACCACCTTCTGGCGCGAGGAAATTGATTTTCTATCTTTTTTTTTGGTTGTCGTTCTATCTGCTGCAGTGAGGGCTGGTACGGAGGCCGGTGGGAAAGTAGCTGATAAAGGTTCGACggaagatgatgggttggaatcGCTCTGGATGTGGGGGAGGAAACTGTCCACGGAAAATCTTGAGTCGGAAGTAGCAGTCTGTGGTTGAGGTATCTCATCGGATCGACCATGGCGGGCGATGCAGACTGAAAGGATAGGTAAGCCAACAAATCCATTGATATTACTGTCACGTTTGAGATCGGGGAAGGGGACTCACAAAAACCGAAATTATCCATTCGAAGTGAAACTTCAATACCTTCGTTGCCTGACCGGAATCCTATCATATCACCATGCTGCACCGTCATCTCTCCTTGCTTGGTGCCCTGCTGTTTGACCCGGACATTCCCATCGGATCCCAAGACGAGTATCGCCAAATAAGTATTCGGTTCGATGTCGAATTTCTGAAAGAAACAAAATGTCAAAGATCTATGCCATTCCCATGAGCAGTCCTGGAAACACTTACGGGCATCAAGGCCGTAGTCAAGCCAGGGGGATTTGCAGCGATAAGCAAGCTATCGAATCTAAATAACCCATCAGCTTATGAAgtcagaggaggaaagaaatTACTTACTCTCGTTCACCAGAGAACATCTTGCTCGCTCTACCATTTATCAGATCTATGATCTCAAGACAGACCGGAGGGACAGTCGACCAATGGACAGATCGGTATGTTGGGAATGCATTGATTAGGGAGGAGTCAGAACCGCATAGATAGGTGtagaagggtgagatggtgagttctGACGCTATACAAACTCAGTCAGCACAT encodes the following:
- a CDS encoding threonine synthase — translated: MSQPEMRYFSTRGGSETLSFEDAVLTGLAPNGGLYIPTHIPTLPQDWQTKWASLSFPELSHEILSLFIPTDVIPSDELKQIINTSYSTFRSPLTTPLRQTANKEWVLELWHGPTWAFKDVALQFLGELFRYFLERRNGALEKSGKEEREELTVVGATSGDTGSAAIYGLRSKPSITIFILYPDGRISPIQEAQMATVPDENVYCVAVENSDFDTCQSIVKTLFSDKEFNSTHRLGAINSINWARILAQIVYYFSAYFQLPAEARESGDIQFTVPTGNFGDILAGWFAKKLGLPMNHLVVATNENDILERFFRTGRYEAEEAPASQAPETAAVNGSSDGQQAGSSVKSTHSPAMDILLSSNFERLLYYLALDTLENPTNDQVEDRTKAQERLNGWMGELKKNGKVDLGEKIRDAAARDFWSERVSDEQTLEEIRKYYKREEYGPYVVDPHTAVGLAATERSQKKSPNSYWVTLSTAHPAKFSSAVELALNPKQFPEFNFRETVLPEELKKLETLEKRVHKVGGEQGVRELIERVKKGEKVVPGEGKGSI